In Acidobacteriota bacterium, the DNA window GGAACGGCGCCAGGGAGCTGCCGCGCTGGCCAGGCGCGGCGGCTCCAGCTTGGCCGTCCAGCGGATGGAGAAGGCGTTGGGCCGCTTCAAGCGCTTGCAGCGCCGCGGCGAGATCACCGAGTGGGTCAAGATCGAGGCCCGGCCGGGGCGCTATCAGGACATTCCCCCAAGCCTGCCCGACTCGCTGGCTGAAGCCGTGCGCCGCCGCGGAATCGAGAAGCTCTATTCCCATCAGGCTCAGGCCTTCGAGGCGGTCCAGCAGGGCAAGAACATCGTGGTGGTCACCCCCACCGCTTCGGGCAAGACTTTTTGCTACAACCTGCCGGTTGTTTCCCACATCTTGCGCCATCCCCAAGCTCGGGCCCTCTACCTGTTTCCCACCAAGGCTCTGGCCCAGGACCAGATGGCCGAACTGCAGCAGTTGATCGCCTCGGGAGGAGAACGCCTGGGAGTCAACACCTACGACGGCGACACCCCGGCCGACATGCGCCGCAAGATCCGCAAGAAGGCCCAGGTCATCCTCACCAACCCCGACATGCTGCACACCGCCTTGCTGCCCCACCATCCCAAGTGGATCCAGCTCTTTCAGAATCTCAAGTTCGTAGTGGTGGACGAGTTGCACAGCTATCGCGGCATCTTCGGCTCTCACGTGGCCAACGTCTTCCGCCGCCTCAAGCGCATCGCCCGCTTCTACAACTCCGAGATCCAGTTCATCTGCGCCTCGGCCACCATCGCCAACCCCAAGGAACTGGCCGAGAAGCTGCTGGAAGAACCGGTGGAATTGATCGACGAGAACGGGGCGCCGCAAGCTTCAAAAGACCTGATCTTCTACAATCCGCCCATCGTCAACCCCGACCTGGGGCTGCGGCGCAGTGCGCTTTCCTCGGCCCGCCGCTTCGCCGAGCAGTTCCTTAAGCACAAGATTCAGACGCTGGTTTTCGCCTCCAGCCGGGTCAATGTCGAGGTCTTGCTCTCATACTTGCAGGATGCCTTTCACAAGCATCCCGCTCATCCCCAAAAGGTGCGCGGGTATCGGGGCGGCTATCTGCCCAGGACGCGGCGCGAGATCGAGCGCCAGTTGCGCAACAAAGAGATCCTGGGCGTGGTCAGCACCAACGCCCTGGAACTGGGCATCGACATCGGATCGCTGGAAGCCGTGGTGCTGGCCGGGTATCCGGGCTCGGTGGCCTCCACCTGGCAGCAGATGGGACGGGCCGGACGGCGCAGCGGACATTCGGTGGCCGTGCTGGTGGCCCGCAACCTGCCCATCGACCAGTTCATCGTCCAGAACGCCGAGTACTTCTTCGGACGCTCGCCCGAGCACGGACTGATCCATCCCGACAACCTGCAGATCCTGGTCAGCCACATCAAGTGCGCTGCCTTCGAGCTGCCCCTGCAACGGGGCGAGCAGTTCGGCGGCGAAGACCTGGAAGAAATACTGGAGTTTCTCTCCGAGCAGGGGACGCTGCACCCCTCGGGAGATTCCTGGCATTGGACCGACGAGGCCTATCCCGCCAACGCGGTCAGCCTGCGCAACATCGCCGAGGAGAACTTCATCGTCTTCAACCTCGACCAGAACAACCGGGCCATCGCCGAGGTCGACTTCGACAGCGCTCCCGAACTCATCCACGAAGACGCCATATATATGTGCGAGGGACTCCAGTACCACGTCGAGCATCTCGACTACGACGGACGCAAGGCCTACGTGCGCGAGGTCGAAGTCGACTACTACACCGACGCCATCTCCTACACCGGCCTGCGCATCCTGCGCAACGACGATTCCGCCGAGAGAGGCGGATGCGAGGTGGCCCACGGCGAAGTCCACATCGCCCAGAAATTTCCCGGATTCAAGAAGATCCGCTTCTACACCGCCGAGAATCTTGGCTTCGGCAAGATCGAGCTGCCGCTGCACGAACTGCATACGACCTCCTACTGGATCACCGCTCCCGAGAGCCATTTCGAGGGCCTGGGCTTCAACCGCGACCAGATCATCACCGGGTTTCTCGGAATCGCCCACGCCATGCATCATCTGGCCACCGTGATCCTGATGTGCGACGTCCGCGACCTGGGACGCAGCGTGGGCGACCGCGGCAACAGTTGGTTCGCCCGCAGCACTCTGGAAGGCCTGGGTTTCTACTCGGCCCAGGGCGAGCCGCGCAACGTCGACTCCCATTTCCTGGACGCTTTTGATCCCACCATCTTCATCTACGACAAGTTTCCCGGCGGAGTAGGGCTGGCCGAAAAGCTCTTCGAGAACCATGACCGCCTGCTGGCTCAGGTGCAGGAGCTGATCGAGCAGTGCGGATGCGAGGAAGGCTGCCCCTCCTGCGTGGGGCCGGTCGACGAACTGGGCAAGAACACCCGCCGCATCGCCTTGGCCGTGCTGGGACGGCTGCGCGGCATCCCCGCCCAGGCCCGGGCCGTAGGCGCCCAAGGACGGCCGGCGCCATGACTTTGCGCAGCCGCCTCAACCAGATCTACGGCAACCAGGCGTCCGCCCTCTCTGAAGGGGCAGGCCAAGGGGTATCGAATGGCAACGGAGCTTTGCGCCGGCGTCTGCAAAAGGTCGAAGACCGCACCTCAAGTCAAGAAAAGCGCAGCCGGCTCGATCCCGAGGCCATGGGGCGCTACTTGAAGGGGACATGGGAGGAGCACCAGGAGGGCCGGGTGCTGGTGGTTGAAAAACGCTACCCGGCCCGCTTCCGCCAGGGCCGGCTGGCGCTCAAGCGCTTCTTCGACCTGCAAAGCGAGCCCCTCAGGCTGCTGGCCAACGACCGCGAGTTCGAATTCGATCCTGAAGACCTGCTCTTCTTCGACACCGAGACCACCGGCCTGGCGGGAGGCGCCGGAACCTACGTCTTTTTGATCGGAGTGGGCTTTTTCCGCCACGACGAATTTCGTCTCTTTCAGCTCTTTCTGCCCGACTACGCTTCCGAAAGGGTCTTCCTCGACAGGCTGGCCGAGCTGATGGACGATGGGGGACGGCCTTTCCGCCAATTGGTTTCTTTCAACGGCAAGAGCTACGATCTCAACCTTTTGGCCAACCGCTTCATCCTGCAGCGGCGCCCCGACCCCTTCGCGGGCTTGCGCCACCTCGACCTGATTCACCCTTGCCGCATCCTCTGGCGCGGGTGTTTCGAGAACTGCGCCCTGCAGACCCTGGAGCGCAACCTGCTCGACCTGCAGCGGCAGGACGACATTCCCTCGCACCTCATTCCTCAGACCTATTTCGACTTCTTGCGCACCGGCAACTTCCGTCCCTTGGCCAGCGTGTTTCAGCACAACCGCATCGACATCGTGAGCATGGTGGCCCTGCTCTCGCTGGCCGCTTCGGTGGTCAAGGACCCCGTCCGCCACAACTTCGCCGACCCTCTTTCGGCGGCTCGGCTCCATCAGCTCCGAGGCTCCTACGAAAACGCCGCCCGCATCCTCGAGAAGGCCCTTTCCGTCCACGACTCCACATCGCGCACCCTGGCCTGGCTGCGCGAGCTGGCCTACCTGAAAAAGCGCCTGGGTCATCCCGAGGCCGCCCTCGACCTGTGGCGCGAGTACCTCATGAACCATCCCCATCCGCCTCGCGAGGCCTACGAAGAAGCCGCCAAGATCCTGGAACACCAGAGCAAGGACCTGGACTCCGCCCTGCGCACCGTCGACCGCGCCCTGGACGCCTACCCCGATCACCCCGCCCTCTCCCACCGCCGCTACCGCCTCCACTGCAAAATCCAAGGCCGCCTCTGGTGGAAAACTGCCTGAGCTGTTGAGATTCAACTCGAGAAGGTGCAAGAAGGTGCCGTGGGGCGAAGGTATTGCAGGTCCGCAGGCCAACGTAGTACCATTCTGTACCGAGGATAATACTATGGCTGAGACTATGCGTACCGTGACATTCAAGCTGACTAAGGAGTTGGACCACGCTCTCGATGAGTTGGCTCGTTCTCGTGGGGCGAGTCGGTCGGCTGTCATTCGCGAGGCGCTCGAATCGCTCGCCAAAGGACAGCGTCGCTCAGTAACTTCGCTTGCGGCTGATCTGGTCGGGTCTGTCGAAGGCCATAGCGATCTGGCGACCAATCGCAAGCACATGTCCGGCTACGGAAAATGACATCAGTCATCTTGGACACGGGACCGCTCGTGGCGTTGCTCAACCGGCGCGAGCGGCACCATGCATGGGCCAGAGAGATTCTGGATACGATTGAACCGCCAGTCTTCACCTGCGACCCCGTCCTCTCCGAAGCTTGCTTTCTCCTCCAGAACACTGGCGGTGGATCCGATGCAGTTTTGGAACTCATGTCGCGGGGCATAGTGAGGAGCGATTTTCGAGTCTCGGCCGAACTTGATTCCCTTCGTGCCTTGATGAAGAAGTTTGCCAGCGTTCCGATGTCGCTTGCTGATGCGTGCCTAGTGCGAATGACAGAGTTGGATCGGGAGAGCGCTGTGCTGACGCTTGACGGCGACTTCACAATCTATCGCAGAAATCGTCGCCAAACCGTTCCAATAATCTCACCTGACCAATAGCGGTGGCTATAAGGGGATGCATTCCGTGGAGGCCATCGGGTCGTTGGATGGCCCGAGAGAGACTCCACGATCAGAGGCCGGTAGATACCTTCGCCTGGTCCCATGCTCGGGGTCTCCGCATTGGCTGGCGCATATAGGGGACGGCGTCAGCGACTTTTCGCATCAGAGTCGACCGGGCTTCAAACCCCCTTTCGAACTCGTTCCTGACTAGGCAGTTGAAGGCTTGCCAGGTAATCGTAGTCTTTTTGCTATGATGCCGTTATGAGGAAGATTCGACTCTTTACTCCGGGTCCCACGCCGCTTTCGCCGCAGGCGCAGGAAGCCTTGGGACGGCCGATTATTCATCACAGGACGCCCGAGTACGCCGAGCTGCACAAGGCGACCGCGGCCAACCTGAAGAAGATTTTCAAGACCGGCAACGATCTCGTCATGCTCTCCGCCTCGGGGACGGGGGCCATGGAGGCGGCGGTCAACAACCTGCTCAACGCCCACAATCACGCCCTGGTGGTGGTGGCGGGCAAGTTCGGGGAGCGCTGGTTCGAACTGTGCGAGAAGTTCGGGGTACCGGCCAGGGCGCTGTGCAAAGAGTACGGCGAGGCGGCTTCGGTGGATGAGATCCGCTCTCATCTCCAGAGCAATCCCGAGATCGACGCGCTGCTTTTGCAGGGATGCGAAACCTCCACCGCGACCAGTCATGACCTGCGCGCCATCGGCTCCATGTTGCAAAGCGAGTTTCCCAAGGTGATCAGCGTGGTGGACGGCATCACCACGGCAGCCTGCGAGCCGCTGGAAACCGATGAGTGGGGACTCGATATCGTAGTGTCCGGCTCCCAGAAGGCATTCGCCGTGCCGCCTGGGCTGGCGTTCTTGTCCATCTCGCCTCGGGCTCTGCAGCAGATGAAGGCCAACCAGGCGCCTCGTTTCTACTTCGATTTGCCCAAGGAGGTCGAGAAGCAGGCCGAGGGCAAGACCGCCTACACCTCTTCAGTGTCGCTGACCGCCGCCCTCTACGCCACCACTCAGAGCATCCTGGAGTACGGGCTGGAAAGGGTGATCGAAGAAACCGGCCAAATGGCCCGCGCCACCCGCCAAGGCCTAAAGCGGCTGGGATTCGAGCTGCTTTCGCAGGCGCCTGCCTACGCCTGCACGGCGGCCTATCCGCCTGAAGGCTTCTCGGGTGCCGACCTGGCCAAGCGTTTGCACGAGCGCTTCGGACTCAAGGTGGCGGGAGGCCAGGGTCCGCTCAAAGGACACATCATCCGCATCGCCCACCTGGGCTATTTCGATCAGCTCGACGTATTCACGGTGTTGGGCGCCATCGAGGTGTGCCTCAAGGAAATGGGCGCCGACTTTGAGCCGGGAGCCGGCGTCAGCGCCGCCGTCGAAGCGACCGTGCGTGAGCGCATGGGTGTTTCGTGAGACCTGCAAGTTCGCTTGAACCGGCCATGGCGATCTCCCGTGGCGCTATCGCACCCTTTCAGAAGGGTTCGTTCCCCTGTTATTCCATACCCAGGGTTGCGCCCTTGCGGCGCTTCGCTGGCCGCCCGCTTCACCCTGGGCTGGCGAATTGCTCCCCTTCAGGGAGCCCGGACTTGACTCTCAACATAGTCGCTGCCTGCCCTCCGAAGCCTTGGCGCAGGAGGGGGCTAGCCGAATCGCTCGCTTTCAGCGAGCCCGGAAAAAGATCATGAAAATACTGATATCCGACAAGCTGTCCGACGAGGGCGTGGAGTTTCTGGAGAAGCAGCAGGGGTTCCAGGTGGTCAACCGGCCCGGACTGCCGCCGGAGGAATTGCTGCAAGAAGTGGCGGACGCCTCGGCGCTGCTGGTCCGCAGCAAGACCAAGGTGACTCCCGAGGTCTTGGCCGCCGCGCCCCTCCTCAAAGTGGTAGGACGCGCCGGAGCCGGCGTCGACAATATCGACCTCAAGGAAGCCACCCGCCGCGGCGTGGTGGTCATGAACACGCCGGGAGGCAATTCCACCTCGGTGGCCGAGCACACCCTGGCGCTGATGCTGGCGCTGGCACGCAACATCCCCACAGCCGACTCCAGCATGAGGGCCGGCCAGTGGAAGAAGTCGGAACTGATGGGGCAGGAGCTTCACGGCAAGACCCTGGGAGTGGTGGGATTGGGCAAGATCGGCGTGCTGGTGGCTCGACTGGCCAGGAGCTTCGGAATGAAAGTGACGGCCTACGACCCCTTCATCTCCGAGCAGTTCGCCGCCGACCAAGGCATCGAGCTGCGCGAGTTGAACGAACTTCTGCAGGTGTCTGACTTCGTATCCTTGCACCTGCCCGTCAACGACGACACCAGGGGGATGGTCAACGTCGAGACGCTGGGGCTGATGAAGCCGACGGCCTTTTTGGTCAACGCCGCCCGCGGACCCCTCATCAACGAAGAGGATCTGCTGCAAGCCCTGAAAACCGGCGGACTGGCAGGCGCGGCGCTGGACGTCTTCAACAACGAGCCCAACCCCGACCCGCGCCTGATGGCCACCGGCAAGGTGGTGGCTACGCCCCACATCGCCGGATCCACCCGCGAGGCCCAGATCAAGGTGGGCTACGGCATCGCCCAGCAGGTGACCGACTATCTGCTGCACGACATCATCCGCAACGCCGTCAACTTCCCCTCGGTGTCTTCAGCGGAGATGGAGAAGCTGCGTCCTTACCTCGATCTGGCCGAACGCCTGGGCGCCATCGTCGGACGCATCTGCGGCATCCGCTTCAGCGAGATCGGAGTCCGCTACTATGGCGAACTGGCCAAGCTCAACACCAAGCCCGTGACTTCGCGCATCGTCAACGCCGTGCTGCGTCCCAGTCTGAGCGAGGACGTCAACGACATCAACGCCCGCGACCGGGCGGCTGAGCGCGGCATCGAGGTGATCGAAACAGTCAGTTCGCGCAGCCGCAGCTACTCCAACCTGATCAGCATCCAACTGCGCAACGTGGAAGAGACCGAGTGGATCGAGGGGGCCATTCTTCACCAGGGCAATCTGCACCTTGTTTCCATCGACGGCATTGACATCGAGGCGCCTCTGGGCGACCACCTGCTCTTCATCCGCAACGACGACAAGCCCGGCGTGGTGGGTCAGGTGGGGACGATTCTGGGCAACGCCGGCATCAACATCGCCTCCTTCATGCTGGGGCGGGGCGCCCGCCAGGCTCACGCCATCGGAGTGCTCAACGTCGACGATTCGCTGAGCAGGGAGGTCCTCGACCAGATACGCCAGGTCCCCGCCGTCCGCTTCGCGCAGGCCATCGAGTTCTAAGAGCGCCAGGCGATGAAAGCTTTGAAAGCTTGCGAGACTAACGGTCCCGGTCCTGCCAGTGGGCGTACCAGTAGTCTTCGTGCTTGTGGTTGTCGCGTTGGTCGAAGAAGTGGACCAGCAGGAAGCCGATCAGGAAGCCGCCCACGTGAGCCCACCAGGCCACTCCCCCCACCTGCTCGGCGCCCAGCGACGAGGTCCCGCTGAGCAGTTGCAGCAGGAACCAGATGCCCAGCACCAGCATGGCGGGCAGTTCGATGACCGGCCAGATCAGCAGCAAAGGCACCAGCACCAGCACGCGGGCCTTCGGGTAGAGCAACAGGTAAGCGCCCAGGACTCCCGAGACGGCGCCGCTGGCTCCGATGGTGGGGACGGTGCTGCCCGGATTGAAGAGGATGTGCACCAGTCCGGCGCCCACTCCGCAGATGAGATAGAAGAAGGCGAAGCGCCAGGCGCCCATGCGGTCTTCGACGTTGTCGGCGAAGACCCACATGTAGAGCATGTTGCCGAAGAGATGGGCCAGACCTCCGTGGAGAAACATGGAGGTCACCATGGTCAGGCCGAAACTGGGGAGATCGTATTGAGCGAACATCTCGCCCGCAGTCAGGCGGGCCGGGATCATGCCGAATGTGTAGACGAAGGCCTGCATCTGGCGGGGCGAGCCCATCGTCAACTGGTAGATGAAGACCAGGACATTGACGACGATGATGGCGATGGTGACGACGGGATAGCGGCGGGCCGGGACGCTGTCGCGAAAGGGAATCATTTGACCTGGAATTCTAGCATTGGCCTGGGGCGGCAGTTTGCAGGATGTCTTCGACGTGGTTGGTGACGGTCGAGAGGTGGGCTTCGTGGGGGTAGAAGCAGGTCCGGCAGTCGGGCAGGCGCTGGGCCACCGCCCTTCCGAAGGCGGCGGGGACGCTGAGATCGAGTTCCCCGTGCCAGAGGTTGACGGGCGTCTCGACCTCCTCCAGCCCGAATCCCCAGGGGTGCAGGTAGAGTTCCCCGTCGTGGGCTGCTCCCCGGCTGCCCTGGCGGAAGATCTCCCGCACGTGGGGGGCGATGATTTCCACGAAATCGGGACGCCGCAGGACGGTCTTGTCGGGTCCCGGCATGACGGCTCGCGCCGCCAGCAGCACTCCGCTGGGCCACAGCCTAGCCGCCCAGGCCGAGAGGGCGAAGAGAGAACGCGAGATCCAGGGGGCGTGGCGGGCCAGGGGCATGGCCAGTCGATGCCACCAGCCCATGGCGGCCAGTCCGCCGGGCGCGTCGGCGGGTCCCATTCCGCTGACCACGCAGGTGCCGGTCAATCTTGGAGCCAGAGCGCGGGCGCAGACCAGGGCGTAGGGGCCGCCTCCTGAGATTCCCAGCAGGCCGAAGCGCTCATGGCCCAGCAGGTCGGCGACCTGCTCGACGTCGTCGGGCCAATCGGTCAACCTGCGTCCGGGCTGGAAGTCGGAGAGTCCCATGCCGGGACGGTCCAACGCCACCATGGCCAGTCCCAGGGGACGGGCATTAGTCGCCAGCAAGGCGCATTCCAGTCGCGAGCCGGGCCAGCCGTGGCAGTAGTAGACCGGGCGTCCCCGGGGGTCGCCGAAGATCTGGTAACCGAGCTTGCGCCCGTCCGCCAGTTGCAGGGTCTTACCCGGCTGCTGCCAGGCGCGATGCTCGCTCATGGGCGGTTATTGTAGCGGCTCGCCCGGATCGGGGGGCTGAGACTCTCGTTCACGCCGGCTGGCAAAGCCCTCCTTCGGCCCCTCCTTCGCTAAAGCTACACAGGGCAGGCAAGGCCAGGGAGGGTCATTGATCCAGGCCGCCTGGATCAATTGCGGGGCCGCACTCCTTCCTTCATCTCGGAGGGGAAGAGAGGCGGACGTCGCTCTTCCACCAGCTTCTTGAACTCGGCCCAGGGACCGTCAAAGAACTCGTCGACCTGGGATTGCATCTCCGCGACACGGCCTTTGAGCTGACGCATGGCGATGCGGGCGTTGTCGTTGGGCGCCTCCCAGGACGCGTTGACGTAGGAAGAGGCCCTGAAGTAGCGGCTCAGCAGCATCTCGGGATCCCGGCGGATGCCCTGGACGTCCTCGGGCACGAAGATCTTCTTCAACTCCCCGAGCTTGTCGCCCACCTCCTTGGACTTCTTCTGCAAGGCCTCGCGATGAGCCTTGTTGTCGAGGTTGGAGATCAGTTCGGCGATGCGTCCGTTGGTCTTTTCGGCTTCCTCCAGCCGCTCATGCTGGTCGGCGATGTTTTGGCCCACCTCCAGCAGCTCGCGGATCATCTCGTCCTTGGCTTCCATGTCCTCAGGAGGGATGTCGACGCGCGGATCGGGCAGCACCGTGACCCGCTGCTCGGCCTGCCGGTCCTGATGGCTGATGCGCACGGTGTAGGTGCCCGGAAGCACCTCGGGTCCGCCCGGCTCGCGGTTGCGTCCCCCGCCGCCTCCGCCGAAGCCTCTGCGGCCGCGACCCGGGAGGCGGACGCCCTTGCGCTCCAGTCCCCAAACCATGCGGTTGAGGCCTTCTTCGGCGGGCCCGAAGGTGGTGCGGATAACGTTGCCGTCGGCGTCCAGGATCTCGACCTTGACCTCATCGGAGCCGCCGCCTCGCCCGCCTGGGCGGGCCGGAGCAGCGGGCTGGGACTCTTCCTCGTCCTCCATCTCGTCGCCGTCTTCCACGTCGTCGCCTTCCATGTCCTCTTTCTCGTCCTCCCCCTCAGGTTTGTTGACCACGTAGTAAACGAGAGCTCCGCGGGGGCGGTTCTCGCCGCTGAACATGGCGTCGGCCGAAACCAGCTCTCCGTCGGGAGCGCCCCAGGCGGCGGCAATGGTGTCTTGAATGGGAAAGACGCGCAGGGGCTCGTCCAGGATGGAGGTTCCCTGGCCGGCTATCTGGCGCAGGGGCGTAATGTCGTCCACCACCCAGATGGAGCGCCCGAAAGTGCCGATCACCAGGGCGGGATCACGGGGATGCACCACCAGGTCCTGGGTGGGGACCGTGGGATATCCATGCTCCCACTTGTGCCAGGAGCCGCCTCCGTCCAGCGAATAGTAGAGGTGGAATTCGGTGCCCAGGAAGAGCAGGTCCTCGACCTGGTTGTCCTGCTCCAGCACGTAGACGAATCCCCGCACCTTTTCGCCGTCGGCCAAGCGGGTCCAGCTTTGTCCGTAGTCTTCGGTGTAGTAGGCGTAGGGTTCCCAGTTGCCGCGGCGATGGTCGTCGAAGACCACAAAGGCTCCGCCTTCCTTGAACTTGGAAGCCGTGATGTGGGGAACCCAACTGCCGACCGCCACCCCGGGGATGTTGCCCGCCACGTTGCTCCAGTTCTTGCCGCCGTCGCGCGTCACCTGCACGTTGCCGTCGTCGGTCCCCACCCAGATCACGCCTTCTTTCACAGGCGATGGGGCGATGGCGATGATGGTGGTGAAGTTCTCGGCGCCGGTGACGTCGTAAGTGAGTCCGCCGCTGTCCAACTGCTTTTGCTTCTCGGGATCGTTGGTGGTCAGGTCGGGTGAGATCATCTCCCAGGTGTTGCCTTTGTCGCTGCTCTTGTGCAGGTACTGGCTGCCGTAGTAAATGGTGCGGTTGTCGTGAGGATCGATGGCGATCCCCGCGTTCCAGTTGAAACGCAGCAGGTGGTCGTCGGGATCAGGCGGACGGATGCCCTTGTTGTCGCGGGTCAGACGGTCCCAGCGCACCAGGTTGCCGCCCTGCGACATGGAGTATCCGTAGCGGGAATTCTCGGGATCGGGGACCACGTCGAAGCCGTCTCCGAAGCTGATCATCTGCCACTCCGAGTTGCGGATGCCTCCGCCTCCGAATCCGCCTTGCCAGACCGAGGAGGGACCCACCCAGGATCCGTTGTCCTGCATGCCTCCGTAGACGTTGAAGGGCGTCTCCATGTCGACCCTAACGTGGTAGAACTGGCCCACTGGAAGGTTGCCCACGAAGCGCCACTTGTCGCCTCCGTCGCGGGTGATGCTGATGCCGCCGTCGTTGCCGTCGATCATGAAGTCGGGGTCGTCGGGATCGATCCAGAAGGCGTGGTGGTCGGGGTGGGCTTCGCCGAATCCGATGAAATTGTTCCAATTGCGTCCGCCGTCGGTGCTGTGGGTGACGCTGGAGTGGATGCTGATGACGTGGTCGGCGTCCTTGGGATTGACGCGGATGTCGTAGTAGTAGAAGGGCCGGTTCCCGATCTGTCCCGAGTCGCTCATCATGCGGAAGCTGGCGCCTCCGTCGTCGGAGCGGTAAAAGGCGTTCTTCTTGGACTCGATCAAGGCGTAGACGCGGTCGGGATCGCTGGCCGCGATGCCCAATCCCATGCGTCCCAGGTGGCCCTCGGGAAGGCCGTCCTCATGAGTGCGCTCGACCCAGTTCTTGCCGCCGTCGTGGGTCACGTAGAGTCCTGAGCCGGGGCCGCCCGAGACGAAGTCCCAGGGACGCCGGCGGTGCTCCCACATGGCGGCGATCAGCTTCTTGGGATTGGAGGGGTCCATGACCAGGTCGGCGCAGCCGGTGCGCTGGTCGACGTAGAGCACCTTTAGCCAGTTTTCGCCGCCGTCCGTGGTCTTGAAGACGCCCCGCTCTTCGCCGTCGCTCCAGGTGGGGCCGACCGAGCAGACGAAAACTTCGTCCGAGTTGCGGGGGTTGACGATGACCCGGTGCAGGTGGCGGCTGTTTTCAAGTCCCACGTACTCCCAGTTCTCGCCCCCGTCGATGGTCTTGAAGAGTCCCACGCCGCTGTTCTGCGAGTTGCGGGGATTGCCTTCGCCGGTGGCAACCCAGATGACGTCGGAGTTCTGGGGATCGATGGCCACGGCGCCGATGGAGGCCGCGGGCTGGTCGTCCCAGATGGGTTCCCAATCGATGCCCGCGCTGGTGGAGAGCCACAGCCCTCCCGAAGCCGTTCCGGCATAGATGTGCTGCTTGTTGCGCGGATCGACGGCGAAGGCCGTGACGCGTCCGCTCATGGCGGCCGGTCCGATGGCCCGCGGCGTGAGGGCCTTCAGCTTGCCCTGGTCGAGGCCCATTTCGGCCTCGTCGGACCCGTTCTGGGCCCAGGCCGCAGGAACCGCGGCCAAGGCCGTCAAGATAATAACGACTGCTAGGAAAAAGCCTGCTTTTCTCAAGGGTTGCTACCTCCCCGGATTGATCTCTGTGGTCGAGGCAGCCAGAATACCACGCCCCTTGAGCCGACACCACACCGGCCCGGCTCCGGCGCGAGGCGCATCCCTGCGGCGCTCAGCACCCTCTTCCAGGGCAAAATGAGCGCACCTTGTTCGTCCCTAAATGCGCCCGCGAGAGCGCCCGCTGCAAGCAGCGAAAGGTGGCCTGCCTCAGAATCGCCGCAAGGATGCGCCTCCCACCATCCATGAGTCCACTCGCTCTTCCAGTTGCACTCAGGCTGCTGAGGCGCGTCCGCCGGCCACCCCACGCCACTCCGATGCTTCGGAAAAAGCAGGCCGCTCCAAGGCTGGTGGGAGGCGCATCCCTGCGGCGATGAAGGCAAAGGCCAACAGGGACTCCATGCATCAAGCCACTCAAAACCGTGACAAGATTGATTCCCCAGCCGCTCACGTTCAGCCGCCAAGAATCTCTAGCCAGCCGTAGAGGGATCGATGACGGCTTCCACCGGCACGATCTTGTTGGCGGGAAAGCCGCTCTCTGCCGCGTGCTTCTTGATGAGTTCCTCACTGGGCGCGCTGTAGATGCAGTAGATCTTGTCGCCGGTCACATAGCTGTGTTCCCATTCGATCTCAGGTCCCAGCATCCGCAGCACTTTGCACGACTTCTGAGCGGCCCCGCGCAGGTCTTCGGGCCCCATCCGGCCCGCTCCCGG includes these proteins:
- a CDS encoding DEAD/DEAH box helicase, with the protein product MRPSGKEGLEERRQGAAALARRGGSSLAVQRMEKALGRFKRLQRRGEITEWVKIEARPGRYQDIPPSLPDSLAEAVRRRGIEKLYSHQAQAFEAVQQGKNIVVVTPTASGKTFCYNLPVVSHILRHPQARALYLFPTKALAQDQMAELQQLIASGGERLGVNTYDGDTPADMRRKIRKKAQVILTNPDMLHTALLPHHPKWIQLFQNLKFVVVDELHSYRGIFGSHVANVFRRLKRIARFYNSEIQFICASATIANPKELAEKLLEEPVELIDENGAPQASKDLIFYNPPIVNPDLGLRRSALSSARRFAEQFLKHKIQTLVFASSRVNVEVLLSYLQDAFHKHPAHPQKVRGYRGGYLPRTRREIERQLRNKEILGVVSTNALELGIDIGSLEAVVLAGYPGSVASTWQQMGRAGRRSGHSVAVLVARNLPIDQFIVQNAEYFFGRSPEHGLIHPDNLQILVSHIKCAAFELPLQRGEQFGGEDLEEILEFLSEQGTLHPSGDSWHWTDEAYPANAVSLRNIAEENFIVFNLDQNNRAIAEVDFDSAPELIHEDAIYMCEGLQYHVEHLDYDGRKAYVREVEVDYYTDAISYTGLRILRNDDSAERGGCEVAHGEVHIAQKFPGFKKIRFYTAENLGFGKIELPLHELHTTSYWITAPESHFEGLGFNRDQIITGFLGIAHAMHHLATVILMCDVRDLGRSVGDRGNSWFARSTLEGLGFYSAQGEPRNVDSHFLDAFDPTIFIYDKFPGGVGLAEKLFENHDRLLAQVQELIEQCGCEEGCPSCVGPVDELGKNTRRIALAVLGRLRGIPAQARAVGAQGRPAP
- a CDS encoding ribonuclease H-like domain-containing protein produces the protein MTLRSRLNQIYGNQASALSEGAGQGVSNGNGALRRRLQKVEDRTSSQEKRSRLDPEAMGRYLKGTWEEHQEGRVLVVEKRYPARFRQGRLALKRFFDLQSEPLRLLANDREFEFDPEDLLFFDTETTGLAGGAGTYVFLIGVGFFRHDEFRLFQLFLPDYASERVFLDRLAELMDDGGRPFRQLVSFNGKSYDLNLLANRFILQRRPDPFAGLRHLDLIHPCRILWRGCFENCALQTLERNLLDLQRQDDIPSHLIPQTYFDFLRTGNFRPLASVFQHNRIDIVSMVALLSLAASVVKDPVRHNFADPLSAARLHQLRGSYENAARILEKALSVHDSTSRTLAWLRELAYLKKRLGHPEAALDLWREYLMNHPHPPREAYEEAAKILEHQSKDLDSALRTVDRALDAYPDHPALSHRRYRLHCKIQGRLWWKTA
- a CDS encoding CopG family transcriptional regulator; translation: MAETMRTVTFKLTKELDHALDELARSRGASRSAVIREALESLAKGQRRSVTSLAADLVGSVEGHSDLATNRKHMSGYGK
- a CDS encoding PIN domain-containing protein — translated: MTSVILDTGPLVALLNRRERHHAWAREILDTIEPPVFTCDPVLSEACFLLQNTGGGSDAVLELMSRGIVRSDFRVSAELDSLRALMKKFASVPMSLADACLVRMTELDRESAVLTLDGDFTIYRRNRRQTVPIISPDQ
- a CDS encoding alanine--glyoxylate aminotransferase family protein → MRKIRLFTPGPTPLSPQAQEALGRPIIHHRTPEYAELHKATAANLKKIFKTGNDLVMLSASGTGAMEAAVNNLLNAHNHALVVVAGKFGERWFELCEKFGVPARALCKEYGEAASVDEIRSHLQSNPEIDALLLQGCETSTATSHDLRAIGSMLQSEFPKVISVVDGITTAACEPLETDEWGLDIVVSGSQKAFAVPPGLAFLSISPRALQQMKANQAPRFYFDLPKEVEKQAEGKTAYTSSVSLTAALYATTQSILEYGLERVIEETGQMARATRQGLKRLGFELLSQAPAYACTAAYPPEGFSGADLAKRLHERFGLKVAGGQGPLKGHIIRIAHLGYFDQLDVFTVLGAIEVCLKEMGADFEPGAGVSAAVEATVRERMGVS